Proteins encoded within one genomic window of Clupea harengus chromosome 10, Ch_v2.0.2, whole genome shotgun sequence:
- the depdc1a gene encoding DEP domain-containing protein 1A isoform X2, translating to MDTDLNNHVITPGPYRATKLWNEVTKLFRAGMPLRKHRQHFRVYGNCFTAGAAVDWLHELLRNNNNFGPEVTRQQTVQLLKKFLKNHVIEDVKARWGTEEFEDNAQLYRFPSSSPLKPIPNYPPALKKKSGSLKEKEGFFKFRTLKKFDKETLENIDPENQESSESVPQETVNRREMTVGDAQEVWRNITLTHLQKILGLSSLEDVLDPTQVSSEHIVYNVTHVNKHGVVTLEDKTDDLPHWVLSAMKCLANWPKSDSSQPSYPGFERDVFKTVSGYFCSLSEPLLTFQYYELFVNVLAHRGKRKNPEAPHCPKPSKNPHLNAVNFKSTECLLLSLIRKGGYEEEDQDESPMREVLSSKVQSRSAALRGGCAGKVRAARRASADDLLGGSCLDLPAAAGPTTTMRRRPQSFSLATTTMTTRVVTDDAPGQRRSQRILFRSEENLLSTRSDCSSGRFTQLPHGDTPATPPGGVLRVGHQVSASMASLSRSSSSSNSNSTDTDSELSSLPGSTRYIVNHRPSLNTGPLARPARPRSMGNLIDIAEHREESASCFSINVPVAEITMRPDFTSTVDLRGPSLRSLSGSSLDVRPGLCLNRRCQSSVDLFRPPVASAAAAAVSATTVSATTAVSTHTRRISPDQTLLQPQLERVAIEALQLCTLLLPPCSRRKLQLLMRMVSRMAQNVDMPRLHHAIGTRTLMVHTFSQCVLSCQEAEDLDELLASRLLSFLIDHHQEILQVPVYLQNAAKDHIAYLNKVQIMCPGTGPAMPAFSFCRQISTQEFEEQRLSVSQAAIADLLESLIRDKAMSVKEKKKKLKMFQKEYPDIYTRRFPTTASEAQLFADKPKIKPPMLLGIKTKTFSIRN from the exons ATGGATACCGATTTGAATAATCACGTTATTACACCTGGTCCATACAGAGCCACCAAATTG TGGAATGAAGTGACCAAGCTCTTCCGTGCGGGCATGCCCTTGCGGAAACATCGACAGCACTTCAGGGTTTACGGGAACTGTTTCACCGCAGGGGCAGCGGTGGACTGGTTGCACGAACTCCTGAGAAATAATAACAATTTTGGACCCGAGGTCACTAGGCAACAAACTGTGCAGTTGCTGAAAAAGTTCCTCAAGAACCACGTCATTGAGGATGTAAAAGCCAGATGGGGAACTGAGGAGTTTGAAGACAATGCTCAACTGTACAG ATTTCCTTCATCGTCCCCTTTGAAGCCAATCCCAAATTACCCACCAGCCTTGAAAAAGAAATCTGGCTcactgaaagaaaaagaaggctTTTTCAAATTCAGGACTTTAAAGAAATTTGACAAAGAAACTCTG GAGAATATTGATCCAGAAAACCAAGAGTCGTCAGAATCTGTGCCTCAGGAAACTGTTAATCGCAGAGAGATGACTGTGGGAGATGCTCAGGAAGTCTGGAGAAACATAACTTTAACACA TTTACAGAAAATATTGGGATTAAGCTCACTTGAAGATGTCTTGGATCCGACCCAAGTCAGCTCTGAACATATTGTTTACAACGTGACCCATGTAAACAAGCATGGAGTAGTTACTCTGGAAGACAAGACAG ATGACCTGCCACATTGGGTTCTGTCAGCCATGAAATGTTTGGCAAACT GGCCCAAGTCTGATTCCAGCCAGCCATCTTACCCGGGTTTTGAGAGGGATGTGTTTAAAACGGTCTCTGGCTACTTCTGCAGTTTGTCAGAGCCTCTCCTCACATTTCAGTACTATGAGTTGTTTGTCAACGTCTTGG CGCACAGAGGCAAGCGTAAAAACCCAGAGGCGCCTCACTGCCCCAAGCCCTCCAAAAATCCCCACCTAAACGCTGTTAACTTCAAGTCCACCGAGTGCCTGCTGCTCAGCCTCATCCGCAAGGGTGGCTACGAGGAGGAGGACCAGGACGAGTCGCCCATGAGGGAGGTGCTCAGCTCCAAGGTGCAGTCCAGGAGCGCAGCCCTGAGGGGAGGGTGTGCTGGGAAGGTTCGGGCGGCTCGCAGGGCCAGTGCCGATGACCTGCTCGGTGGAAGCTGCCTGGACCTACCAGCTGCCGCGggtcccaccaccaccatgagACGCAGACCTCAGAGTTTCTCTCTGGCGACGACGACAATGACGACGAGGGTGGTAACAGATGACGCACCAGGGCAGAGGCGCTCGCAGCGAATTCTCTTCAGGTCAGAGGAGAACTTGTTATCCACCAGGAGTGACTGCAGCAGCGGCAGGTTCACCCAGCTTCCTCACGGCGATACCCCTGCCACTCCCCCAGGCGGGGTCCTTAGGGTTGGGCACCAGGTGTCCGCCTCCATGGCTAGCCTCTCccgcagtagtagcagcagcaacagcaacagcacagACACTGACTCGGAGTTGTCTAGCCTCCCGGGCAGCACGCGCTACATTGTGAACCATCGCCCTTCGCTTAACACGGGCCCTCTCGCCCGACCAGCCCGGCCTAGAAGCATGGGGAACCTGATCGACATCGCCGAGCACAGGGAGGAGTCCGCCAGCTGCTTCAGCATCAACGTGCCGGTGGCCGAGATCACCATGAGGCCTGACTTCACCTCCACCGTAGACCTGAGGGGCCCGAGTTTGCGTTCTCTGAGCGGCAGCAGCCTGGACGTCCGGCCGGGTCTCTGCCTGAACCGGCGCTGCCAGAGCTCAGTGGATCTCTTCAGGCCTCCTgtagcctctgctgctgctgctgctgtgtctgcTACTACTGTGTCTGCTACTACTGCTGtgtccactcacacacgccGCATAAGTCCTGATCAAA ctctcCTGCAGCCCCAGCTGGAGCGCGTGGCCATCGAGGCCTTGCAGCTCTGcacactgctgctgcccccCTGCAGCCGCCGCAAGCTGCAGCTGCTCATGCGCATGGTGTCCCGCATGGCCCAGAACGTTGACATGCCGCGCCTGCACCACGCCATTGGTACACGCACGCTG ATGGTGCACACCTTCTCCCAGTGTGTGCTGAGCTGCCAGGAGGCGGAGGATCTGGACGAGCTTCTGGCCAGCAGACTGCTCTCCTTCCTGATAGACCACCACCAGGAGATCCTGCAGGTCCCCGTCTACCTGCAGAACGCCGCCAAGGACCACATCGCCTACCTCAACAAAGTACAG ATCATGTGTCCAGGCACAGGCCCAGCGATGCCCGCCTTCTCCTTCTGCAGGCAGATCAGCACACAGGAGTTTGAGGAGCAGaggctctctgtctcccagGCCGCCATCGCTGACCTGCTGGAGAGCCTCATCAGAGACAAAGCCATGTCCgtaaaggagaagaaaaagaagctcAAGATG TTCCAGAAGGAGTATCCAGACATCTACACCCGCAGGTTCCCCACCACTGCGAGTGAAGCTCAGCTGTTTGCAGACAAACCAAAGATCAAGCCGCCCATGCTCCTAGGCATCAAGACCAAAACGTTCAGTATTCGCAACTGA
- the depdc1a gene encoding DEP domain-containing protein 1A isoform X1 — MDTDLNNHVITPGPYRATKLWNEVTKLFRAGMPLRKHRQHFRVYGNCFTAGAAVDWLHELLRNNNNFGPEVTRQQTVQLLKKFLKNHVIEDVKARWGTEEFEDNAQLYRFPSSSPLKPIPNYPPALKKKSGSLKEKEGFFKFRTLKKFDKETLENIDPENQESSESVPQETVNRREMTVGDAQEVWRNITLTHLQKILGLSSLEDVLDPTQVSSEHIVYNVTHVNKHGVVTLEDKTDDLPHWVLSAMKCLANWPKSDSSQPSYPGFERDVFKTVSGYFCSLSEPLLTFQYYELFVNVLVLCGYISGPKAHRGKRKNPEAPHCPKPSKNPHLNAVNFKSTECLLLSLIRKGGYEEEDQDESPMREVLSSKVQSRSAALRGGCAGKVRAARRASADDLLGGSCLDLPAAAGPTTTMRRRPQSFSLATTTMTTRVVTDDAPGQRRSQRILFRSEENLLSTRSDCSSGRFTQLPHGDTPATPPGGVLRVGHQVSASMASLSRSSSSSNSNSTDTDSELSSLPGSTRYIVNHRPSLNTGPLARPARPRSMGNLIDIAEHREESASCFSINVPVAEITMRPDFTSTVDLRGPSLRSLSGSSLDVRPGLCLNRRCQSSVDLFRPPVASAAAAAVSATTVSATTAVSTHTRRISPDQTLLQPQLERVAIEALQLCTLLLPPCSRRKLQLLMRMVSRMAQNVDMPRLHHAIGTRTLMVHTFSQCVLSCQEAEDLDELLASRLLSFLIDHHQEILQVPVYLQNAAKDHIAYLNKVQIMCPGTGPAMPAFSFCRQISTQEFEEQRLSVSQAAIADLLESLIRDKAMSVKEKKKKLKMFQKEYPDIYTRRFPTTASEAQLFADKPKIKPPMLLGIKTKTFSIRN; from the exons ATGGATACCGATTTGAATAATCACGTTATTACACCTGGTCCATACAGAGCCACCAAATTG TGGAATGAAGTGACCAAGCTCTTCCGTGCGGGCATGCCCTTGCGGAAACATCGACAGCACTTCAGGGTTTACGGGAACTGTTTCACCGCAGGGGCAGCGGTGGACTGGTTGCACGAACTCCTGAGAAATAATAACAATTTTGGACCCGAGGTCACTAGGCAACAAACTGTGCAGTTGCTGAAAAAGTTCCTCAAGAACCACGTCATTGAGGATGTAAAAGCCAGATGGGGAACTGAGGAGTTTGAAGACAATGCTCAACTGTACAG ATTTCCTTCATCGTCCCCTTTGAAGCCAATCCCAAATTACCCACCAGCCTTGAAAAAGAAATCTGGCTcactgaaagaaaaagaaggctTTTTCAAATTCAGGACTTTAAAGAAATTTGACAAAGAAACTCTG GAGAATATTGATCCAGAAAACCAAGAGTCGTCAGAATCTGTGCCTCAGGAAACTGTTAATCGCAGAGAGATGACTGTGGGAGATGCTCAGGAAGTCTGGAGAAACATAACTTTAACACA TTTACAGAAAATATTGGGATTAAGCTCACTTGAAGATGTCTTGGATCCGACCCAAGTCAGCTCTGAACATATTGTTTACAACGTGACCCATGTAAACAAGCATGGAGTAGTTACTCTGGAAGACAAGACAG ATGACCTGCCACATTGGGTTCTGTCAGCCATGAAATGTTTGGCAAACT GGCCCAAGTCTGATTCCAGCCAGCCATCTTACCCGGGTTTTGAGAGGGATGTGTTTAAAACGGTCTCTGGCTACTTCTGCAGTTTGTCAGAGCCTCTCCTCACATTTCAGTACTATGAGTTGTTTGTCAACGTCTTGG TTCTGTGTGGTTACATTTCTGGTCCCAAAGCGCACAGAGGCAAGCGTAAAAACCCAGAGGCGCCTCACTGCCCCAAGCCCTCCAAAAATCCCCACCTAAACGCTGTTAACTTCAAGTCCACCGAGTGCCTGCTGCTCAGCCTCATCCGCAAGGGTGGCTACGAGGAGGAGGACCAGGACGAGTCGCCCATGAGGGAGGTGCTCAGCTCCAAGGTGCAGTCCAGGAGCGCAGCCCTGAGGGGAGGGTGTGCTGGGAAGGTTCGGGCGGCTCGCAGGGCCAGTGCCGATGACCTGCTCGGTGGAAGCTGCCTGGACCTACCAGCTGCCGCGggtcccaccaccaccatgagACGCAGACCTCAGAGTTTCTCTCTGGCGACGACGACAATGACGACGAGGGTGGTAACAGATGACGCACCAGGGCAGAGGCGCTCGCAGCGAATTCTCTTCAGGTCAGAGGAGAACTTGTTATCCACCAGGAGTGACTGCAGCAGCGGCAGGTTCACCCAGCTTCCTCACGGCGATACCCCTGCCACTCCCCCAGGCGGGGTCCTTAGGGTTGGGCACCAGGTGTCCGCCTCCATGGCTAGCCTCTCccgcagtagtagcagcagcaacagcaacagcacagACACTGACTCGGAGTTGTCTAGCCTCCCGGGCAGCACGCGCTACATTGTGAACCATCGCCCTTCGCTTAACACGGGCCCTCTCGCCCGACCAGCCCGGCCTAGAAGCATGGGGAACCTGATCGACATCGCCGAGCACAGGGAGGAGTCCGCCAGCTGCTTCAGCATCAACGTGCCGGTGGCCGAGATCACCATGAGGCCTGACTTCACCTCCACCGTAGACCTGAGGGGCCCGAGTTTGCGTTCTCTGAGCGGCAGCAGCCTGGACGTCCGGCCGGGTCTCTGCCTGAACCGGCGCTGCCAGAGCTCAGTGGATCTCTTCAGGCCTCCTgtagcctctgctgctgctgctgctgtgtctgcTACTACTGTGTCTGCTACTACTGCTGtgtccactcacacacgccGCATAAGTCCTGATCAAA ctctcCTGCAGCCCCAGCTGGAGCGCGTGGCCATCGAGGCCTTGCAGCTCTGcacactgctgctgcccccCTGCAGCCGCCGCAAGCTGCAGCTGCTCATGCGCATGGTGTCCCGCATGGCCCAGAACGTTGACATGCCGCGCCTGCACCACGCCATTGGTACACGCACGCTG ATGGTGCACACCTTCTCCCAGTGTGTGCTGAGCTGCCAGGAGGCGGAGGATCTGGACGAGCTTCTGGCCAGCAGACTGCTCTCCTTCCTGATAGACCACCACCAGGAGATCCTGCAGGTCCCCGTCTACCTGCAGAACGCCGCCAAGGACCACATCGCCTACCTCAACAAAGTACAG ATCATGTGTCCAGGCACAGGCCCAGCGATGCCCGCCTTCTCCTTCTGCAGGCAGATCAGCACACAGGAGTTTGAGGAGCAGaggctctctgtctcccagGCCGCCATCGCTGACCTGCTGGAGAGCCTCATCAGAGACAAAGCCATGTCCgtaaaggagaagaaaaagaagctcAAGATG TTCCAGAAGGAGTATCCAGACATCTACACCCGCAGGTTCCCCACCACTGCGAGTGAAGCTCAGCTGTTTGCAGACAAACCAAAGATCAAGCCGCCCATGCTCCTAGGCATCAAGACCAAAACGTTCAGTATTCGCAACTGA